GTAGTTGCAGATATGTATAATATCGATCCAAAATCAGTAACTGGATATATGATGGGAGAACATGGAAAAACTGCATTTCCTGTACTTAGTAGATTGAATATAGCAGGTATTTCTTTTACTGATTTGAATAAATACTTTGATGAAAAAGATTCAATTACTCAAGCAGAAGCAATTCAAAAAGAGATAGTTTCTGCAGCATATAAAGTTATGAATGGAAAAGGTTGGACAAATGCAGGTGTAGCACAAGCAGCAGTTACTATGGCACAAGCTGTTTTATTAGATGAAAGAAGTGTATACCCAACTTCAACTACTTTAAGAGGTCAATATGGTCATGATGGAGATGTTGCTTTAAGTATGCCTTGTATCATTGGTAGAGAAGGTGTTATAAAACAAATTGCTGTATCTCTAAATGAATGGGAAACTAAAAAATTACAAGAGTCAATTGATTATATAAAACTTGCTATGAAAGATGCAAAAACTGGCTTAGAATTTCTTAAATAATATAAGTTTTTAATTTATTAAAATAGTTTTAAAAACTCTACCCAAAAATATTGTAATGGATATAAGAACAGTGTAGTTAATAATGCCAAGGTAAGTAATACTTTTAAAATATGTCTTTGTTTTATTTTAGAAAGAGCAAGTCCTACTATTAAAGGTGGGGCTTGGTGAGCAAAGAATATATTTGAATAAGCAGCTACTTGCATCATAAGTATTTGATCAAAACTAAAACCAGTTACGCTAGAAATTTGTTCTGCCATAGGTGTAAATATGGCAGGAATACTTGGTTGTGTAGCAATTATTCCTGTTAGTGACATGACTAAAGTTACTTTCATATAGTTTAATATTCCATATTGTGATGGTACATACAAGTTAATTAAACTTGATAATACATCTTTTATATAATCATTATGTGCTACAACAGTTCCAAGTCCTATAATTGTTGCTACATATAATAAAGAAGAAAAATTTATACTATTTATATCTTTTGATTTTATTATGCCAATTGAAGGTACTGCTAAAAAAAGTATTCCACATATTGCAATAATACTAGGAGAAATTTTATGTATAAAATCAGTTGCCCAAAAAGTAATCATAAGCAAAATAGTAAAAATCACTATTAATTCATTTTTTGAGAATTTCAATTTTGTTTTATTTTTATTTATGATTTTGGGAGTATCGTTAAAGAAGTTATAAATTAATATAACTATTATAATATCTTTTAAAATAGTAAAAACTAAGAAGTTAGTAATCAAATAATGGGAATACAAAATATTGTAATCGTAAAGTTGTGAAGTTAAACCTGTTAATATCATATTTGGGATATTTGCAGGAAGAATTGCAAAACCAGACATTGATGTTGTAATTATAAAAGCCAATAAAATACCAATATATCCTTTATCATTCTCCTTAAATCCAAAGCTATTAGCAACTGCTATTGCAAGAGGAACCATCATCACAACTCTTCCTACACTTGAAGGCATAACAAAACTAGCAAGAGCTGAGAATATAGTAATCGAGATTATGATATTTAAATAAGTTACATTTTCTAAATTTGAAAAGATTTTTGAAAATCTATGTGTTAAGTTTACATTTTTTATGGCTGTTCCAATTAACATACCTGCAAAAACTAACCAAAAGGCAGATGAAGCAAAACCAGAAAAAATAAGCTCTTTTGAACTTAATGAAAAAGCAGTACAAGCAAATAAAAAAAGTAATGAACTATAAAAGCCTGGGACTAAATTTGTAGCCCAAAATAGTATAGTTGATAAAACTATACTTATAAGTAGTAGATCATTTAAGTTTATTATAAAATTTGAAAGAATTGAATATAAAAAAACAGGAATAGTAATTAATAAAACAGTTTTTGACATTTTCCTACTTGTGTAAAGTTTTTTATAAGATTATTATTATTTTAATTAAAAAGACATTATATACTTAAAAAATAAGAATAATCCTTATAATATTGCATTTTTACTTTAATTATTTTTTGTTTTAACTTTTTTTGTTACAATACAAAGTTAGATTTTATATATTTAAATATTATTGAGGTTCTCATAATGAACATAGAAAAATTAAAAGATGTGGAATCAGAATTTTTTGATGCTTATCCCAAAGGATTTGAGGATGAGAAGCTAATACGTATGGTAAAAAAATTCAATCCTGAAAAACTAGAAGCTTATTCAAAAGAAGCTTTTAAAAAAGAGAATTTTTCAGATCCACATTTTATAACTGAGTCATATTTTAAAACTATTCAAAAATCAGTTATGGTATCACTTTTTGATAAAGTAAAACTTCGTGATGTAATAAAGGCTTTAACATCTTATGAAAAAGATATGCTTAGTATTGAACTTTATGAATTATTATATGGAAATAAGAAAAATGGATTTGAAGGACTTGTGGAGTTTTTAGCTGAATTTGGCATGGCAAAGTGGACTTTAGTGACCCTTGTACCTTATAGTTTTAATAGACAAACAGAGTATTTTATCAAACCAACAACAACAAAGAATATTATAAAATATCTAGAAGTTCCTAATTTAATATATAAACCAAGACCAACTTATGCGTTTTATAAACAGTACACTAAAGTTTTAGATAATATTAAATCAAAAGTTTCAAAACCACTATCCTTTGACAATGCTGCTTTTACTGGGTTTTTAAAAATGGGCATTGAGATTTGTAGTGAATAATTAATTTAAAAAGAATAAAAAAGGGTAAAAATGTCAAATAAACTTCTAAAGAGTTTAAAGGTTTTATTTATAGAAGATGAAGATCTTATAAGAAATAAGATTGTTTCTTCCTTAGATTATATAGTAGCTGAAGTTATTTCAGCTTCAAATGGAATAGAAGCATTGGAAAAGCTTCAAAATTTTACTCCTGATTTGATTATCACTGATTTGGAAATGCCTAAAATGAATGGTGCAGATTTTATTCATGAAGTTAGAAAAAAAGATAAAAATACTTGTATTATAGTGGTCACTGCATATACTAGTGAAAAGTATTTATTGCAACTTATTGATATGCATATTGAAAAATACATTCTCAAACCAATTACTTTGGAAAAATTAATCAGTGCTTTGGAAGATTGTCAAAAAAGATTTTCTAATACTACTAATTTAAAAAGGACTCTTCCTGATGATTATACATATGATTGGAATCAAAAAATTTTATTGCATAAAGATGAGATGATTACTTTAACAAAAAAAGAGATTCTATTTTTAGAACTTCTTTTTAAAAACATAGATAGTGTAACTTCATTTGAAGAGTTACAAGAGGTTGTTTGGCAAGATAGTGTTATGACAGATAATGCTTTGCGTTCTTTGATTAGAAACCTAAGAAAAAAATTACCAAAAGATTTTATTGTCAATTTATCAGGTATTGGTTATAAAGTTGCGTAAATATTTACTTCTTTTTTTATGTGTTAGTTTTTTGTTTTCAAATGAAGCAATAACATATAAGCATGATCAAACAGATAAAATTCTTTTAAATAAAATGACAAAAGACTCCGAACTAAAAGTATATATGCCAACCCTTCCATATTTCAATCTAATTAGTTTGATTAATGGTACTTTAGTAAAACTAAGTGATTCTAAAAGAGGATGGGATTATTATTTAGCATACAAACATAAAAAAATAAATGAACTTACTTATGATTTTTGGTTAAGAGATGATGTTCATTATCAAGATGGTACAAAATTTGATGCTGATTCTGTAGTTGAAAATTTTAAACATTTTATTGAGGGACCTTTTTTATATAGTAATATTCATAATGCCTTAGACTCAGTTGAAAAGTTAAATGATTATAAAATAAGAATACATTTAAAAATACCATATGGAATGTTATTAAATGATTTGTGTGTAATAAATTTTTACACAAAAAAATATTATGAAAAATATAATTGGACACCAAGTTTAACAGCTCAAAATACAAAAGGTCCGGGTCTTTATGGAGCAGGACCTTATATCATGGCTCAAGGTTATGCCACAGGATTAAAACAGAGTAAAAAGATAGTTTTAACTGCAAATCCATATTATTTTGAAAAAAACAAACCTTATATAAATAAAATCACTATTTATACAGAGCTTCCAACAAAAGAAGTTATTAATGATATTTCAAAACATGAGGGAAAACTTGATATTGCTTATATTCCTTATAATAAAAAAACTGAAATAGTAAATTCAAAATATGCGAAGCTTTTGATTTCTCCCTCACATGGTAATTTAACAGTTCATATGAATCTAATAAAGAAAGATTCAAAACTTAAAAATATAAAAGTAAGACAAGCTTTAAATGATGCAATTGATCAAAAAAAATTAATCAAGTTTGCTTTTAGAAATGAAGCGAGTGTATCGCCATTTTTATTATCTTCTAATACTTATTTTGCAAAAGAATTATCAAAAAAATACTTAAACAAAAAACCAAGATTTACTCAAAAACAGTTGCATAATATTTTAAATGGTTTAGAGTTAAAAGTTATTACCCAAGATAGGTTTATGTCCGTTTGGAAAGGAATTGAGTACCAATTGTCAAAGTATGGTGTAAAATTAAATTATACAGTAACAAGTGATGAAAAAGTTGTTTTAGAAAAGCTTTTAAACAATAGAAAAAATATTTATGATTGGGATTTATTAATTTGGGGAAATGAAGATTGGAACGGAAGCCCTTGGACGGCATTTTTTACCTTATATACAAAAACTAATTGGTGCTCGATTGATAAAGATGATTATTTAGTAAATGAGTTTGAAAAGTTATTTAAACTAGATACAAATTCAAAAGAGTTTCAAAAAGAGGTAAATAAAATATTATTATACAGTTACGAAAAAGCCTACACACTGGTTCTCCCTTCACCAAATATAGTAATTGCCTTAAATAAAGAGGTCTATTATCATCCTTCAGAGATGTCAACTTTTCCTTTATGGAATGCAAAAATTACTCCTTATCATTGGTCTGTAAGAAAAGAAAAGTTAGATAAAAGTAGATTAAATTACCTTTATCCAATTAGGATTAAAAATGAATAATTTAAAAATACGACAGAAGTTTATTATATTAGGACTTATTGCTCTTATTTCATTGGTGTTGCTAGCTTTATTATCACTAAAAATAAATAGAGATAGTTTTACTAATTCAAATAATGTTGTAATAAACTTCAAAGATACACAAGAGATTCAAACTTTTTATATAGAGGAACTTTTTTTATTAAGAGAAGTAACTCTATCTTTAGTTATATCTCCAAATGATGACTTTAAAAAGAAATTTGATGAAAAAATTTCACCTATTATTAAAAGATTAGATGAAAAATTTTCAAATGAAACATCTGATAATAAAAAAGCATGGGAAGATTATAAAAAATTAGTTTTAAAAACTAGAGAATACTCTTTAAATGGATTTGATGAAGGTGCTTTTATGAATACTTCATCTGTGGAAAGAAATAGTTTTTATTTTTTGATTAATAAGTTAAAAACAATTCAAAAAAAGAATTTACAAGAATCTGAGAAAAAATTAAAAGAATTGAAAAATGATATAAAAATAAATAATATATATATTCTTTTAGGGGTTTTGATTATTGGTTTTTTTGGATTTATTATTAATCTAACCGTTGTATTTAAAATAGTAAAACAAATAGAGAGTGTACAAAAAGGGTTACAGAAATTTTTTAAACATTTAACAAATCCTACTGCTTATAAGGAACAGTTGCATATTGATATACATAGTAAAGATGAACTTGGATTAATGGCAGAAGCAATAAATACAAAAGTAAAATTAATAAAAGAGAATTTACAAGATGACTATAGACTGATACAAGAAGCTACTTTTACTTTGGATTCTTTAAAAGAGGGAAAATTTGGTAAAAGACTAGAAACACAGGCAAAATCCAATGAATTAAATGTATTAAAAAATGTTATGAACGAAATGATAGGAAATCTAGAAAATAAAATATTAGAAGAGATCAATCATCGAACAAATCAAGAAAAACTAATGATTCAACAATCAAAACTAGCTGCAATGGGTGAAATGATAGGAAATATTGCCCATCAATGGAGACAACCCTTAGGTGAAATAAATGCCGTATTGATGGAAATAGAGACTATAACTAGATATGGAAAACTTGAAGAAGAACATCTTTTAAAAAGTATAAAAATCTGTAATGAGATTACAGAACATATGTCTACTACTATAAGTGATTTTCAAAACTTTTTCAAACCTTCAAAACAAAAAGATAAATTCTCAGTATTAGAAGTGTGTAAAAAAGCTGTATCAATTATCAATGCCTCTTTAAATAACAATAATATAGAACTGATTTTTGATATTCAAGAAGACAATACAATAGAAGGTTATTCAAACGAGTTCTCCCATGCAATATTAAACATAATTTCAAATGCAAAAGATGCACTAATCTCAAGAAAAATTAAAAATCCAATAATAATTTTAAGTATAAAAACTGGAAAAGAATTTACAATAATTAAAATAGAAGATAATGCAGGAGGAATTAATTTAGAAGATATAAATTTAGTGTTTGAACCTTATTTTACTACTAAAGGTGAAAAAAGAGGCACAGGAATAGGTTTATATATGACAAAAGTAATTGTTGAAGATAATATGCATGGATTCATTGATGTTAAAAACACAAATAAAGGGGCACTTTTTAGAATAAAGGTAAAATAAACTTTCCCACTTTTTTTACACTTTTTTTCAATTAATAGGACTTTTTTTTCATATATAATTTTATAAATATAAAAAAGGAGCAATATGAAAAAGAGTTTAATTCTTGGAATTACTTTATTAACAGTTTCATTATACGCAAATGAAACAATGTACACTAGCAGTGTAAAAAATCTATATGAGGCTAGTGATAGTAATGCCGTTAAAGGTAGACTTTTACCTACATCAAAAGTTATAGTGGTAGAAAAAAATTCAGATAAATCTAAAATAGAAATTGAAGGTTTTATGAAAGCTGGAGTATCTAATGCCATTTATTTTTCAGTAGGAAAAAGAATTTTAGTTGCTGGACTTAGCAAAAGTGGAAAGTTTGATATAAAAAAACTTTCATCAAGTAAAGATAAAGATGGTGTAGAGTGGAAAAAAGTAGTTCTAACTGCATATACAAAAAATGAAAATCTAACTAAAGATTTAAAACCATTATATGATAAAGCAGAAGATTTATTTAAAAGTAACTGTTCTATCTGTCATCCAATTCATCCTGTGGATGAGTTTACAGCTAACCAATGGCCAAGTATGTTTAAAGCTATGGTGAATAGAACTGCTATTCCAAAAGAAGATAGATATTTAGTAACACAATTTTTACAAAAACATGCAAAAGATATGAAAGGTGAATAAAATGAAAAATATTGATCAGAAAAGAAGAGGATTTATTAGAGTTGCTGCATTATTTAGTACAGTTCCATTTATTGATGCAATTACAAAAAGAGGAGAGTTACTTGCAGGAACAATTGCAAAATTTTCTACAAAACTAGTTGAAAATGGTGAAGTATTAACAGCCGCTCACTGGGGTATGTTAAAACTTACTATAAAAAATGGAAAAGTGGTAAAATCTGAGCCTTATCAAAAAACTTCTGATATTGAGAACTCATTGCAATATTATACACAAGATTTAGTATATGCAGATGATAGAATAAAATATCCTATGGTAAGAAAATCATATTTAGAAAATCCAGATAATCCAAAACCTGAATTAAGAGGTAATGATGAATGGGTAAAAGTTCCATATGAAAAAGCAATAAAATTAATAGCAAAAGAGCTTAAAAAAACAAGAAAAGAAAAAGGTGCAAAGGGAGTTTTTGCAGGAAGTTATGGTTGGAAAAGTAGTGGGAATATGCATAATGCAAGAGTTCTTTTACAAAGATTTATGACTGCAACAGGTGGATTTACTGGAACAGTAGGAGATTATTCAACAGGAGCATCACAAGTAATTATGCCTCATGTATTAGGTACACTTGAAGTATATGAACAACAAACTTCATGGCCACTTGTACTTGAGCACTCAAAAGTTGTAGTAATTTGGGGAGCAAACCCTCTTGCAACTTTAAAAATTGCATGGACTTCAACTGATGAAAATGGATTTAAATATTTTGAAAAACTAAAAAAATCTGGTAAAAAAATAATTTGTATTGACCCTTTTAAAACAGAAACTTGTGAATACTTGGATGCACAATGGGTTGCACCAAATCCAAATACAGATGTTGCAATGATGATGGGTATGGTACATACATTATTAGAAGCAAAAAAATATAATGCAGACTTTTTAGCTGATTATACAGAAGGTTTTGATAAATTTAAAGAGTATATATATGGTAAAGATGATGGTATTGTAAAAAATGTTCAATGGGCATCAAAAATTTGTGGAGTTGATGAAAAAACAATAAAAGAACTTGCAACTTTATTCTATGATAATAGAACTATGCTTATGTCTGGATGGGGAATGCAAAGAGCTCATCATGGAGAGCAACCTCACTGGATGCTAGTTACACTAGCTTCTGTTCTTGGACAAATTGGACTTCCTGGTGGTGGATTTGGATTATCTTACCATTATTCAAATGGTGGTGTACCATCAGCAAAAAGTGCAATAGTTGGTGGTATTACTGCAAATGTAACTCCTTCAAAAGATGAAGGTGGAGCAGCATGGTTAAAAAATGCAGCTAAATACTCTTTTCCTGTTGCAAGAATTGCAGATGCACTTTTAAACCCAGGAAAAACAATTGATTTTAATGGTAAAAAAGTTACTTATCCCGAGATTGATTTTATTTATTGGGTAGGTGGAAATCCATTAGTTCATCATCAAGATACAAATACATTATTAAAAGCTTGGCAAAAACCAAGAACTGTTGTTGTAAATGAAGCATTCTGGACACCAACTGCACGAATGGCAGATATTGTAATGCCAGCAACAACTTCATATGAAAGAAATGATATTACAATGACAGGTGATTATTCTAACCTTAATATTGTTCCTATGAAACAAGCAGTTAAAAAACAATTTGAAGCAAGAGATGATTATCAAATTTTTAGTGACTTATCAAAAGAGTTTGGTGTATTTGATAAATATACTCAAAATAAAACTGATTTACAATGGGTAGAAGAATTTTATACAAAAGCTTATAACCAAGCTCAAAAAATGAAATTATCAATGCCAACATTTAGAGAGTTTTGGGGTAAAAATAAACCAATAACTTTTGATGTTCCATATGAAAATACACAATTTACAAGATATGCTGATTTTAGAGAAGATCCAATCTTAAATCCACTTGGAACACCATCTGGAAGAATAGAAATTTATTCTAAAACAATAGAAAAAATGAATTATAAAGATTGTAAAGCACATCCAGCTTGGTTAGAACCAGCAGAATGGGTAGGTATGAAAGAAAAACCTGCAGAATTTGCATTAATTTCTCCACACCCTAGTCATAGACTACACTCTCAACTTAACAATACAAGTTTAAGAAAAAAATATGCAGTTGCAAATAGAGAGCCAATTTGGATTAATACAAAAGATGCAAAAGCAAAAGGCATTAAAGACGGTGATATTGTAAGAGTATTTAATGAAAGAGGTCAAATCTTAACAGGTGCAATTGTAACTGATGGTTTAAAAGAAGGTATTGTAAGAGTTCAAGAAGGTGCTTGGTATGATCCTTTAGAAAAAGGAAAAATTGGAACACTATGTAAAAATGGTTCAGCAAACCTTTTAACAAAAGATATTCCAACTTCAGAATTAGCTGATGGAAATAGTTCAAATACAGCTTTGGTAAATATTGAAAAATATACGAAAGCTGCTCCAGAACTAACAATCTTCACTCAACCTAACTAAAATAAAAGTAGAGATTTCTTCTCTACTTTTTAACTTCAAGATAAAAGTGGTTTATTTTCTATATAATCTTTCCTATAAAAATAAAAAAGAGAGAACATGAAAGTAACAAAAGTAAATAACTTAATGATTTCAGGTCTTAGTATTATCACAAATAATAAGCTTGAATTTGAATCAGAAAATGGCAAAATACCTCAATTATGGGATGATTATATTGAAAAAAATGTTTATGGAAGTACTTTCAATAAAGCAAATAGTAAATATATGTATGGTGTTTATAGCGACTATACAAGTGATGTAACTGGTGATTATAAAGTAACAGTTGGTGTAGAAGTTACTAAACCCAAAAACGCTTTAGTAATAAAAGATGAAAGATACTTAGTTTTCTCAAAAAAAGGTGAACTTCCTGATGTTGTAGTTGAGACTTGGGTAGAGATATGGGAATACTTTGAAAATAATAACGAATATGAAAGAAAATATAGCATTGATTTTGAGAAGTATGTAAAAGAGGATGAAATAGAGATTTATATCTCAATAAAATAGTTATTTAGGATAATATTTAGTTATTTTTAGCAAATATTATCTTATTTAAATAATTATTGAATACAATAACGGCATAAAATTCTAGGAGAAATTATAATGTTTAAGATTTTTGGTATTTTGGCTCTTCTTTTGTCAAATGTTGCATATGCAACTAATTTAGGCGAGCCAGATTTAACAAATACATGGGTTGGTATTATTTCTTTATTTATATTTGTTGTTGGTTACTATGTAATTGCAAATGAAGAAAAATACGAAATTGACAAATCGGTTCCAGCATTATTTGTTGGTATTTTTACATTTTTATTAATTGCAATTTATTTTGTCACAAATAATTTAGATATAAAGTTAGTACATGAAGAAGCAGAAAATGTTATTTTAGAAATTGCAGAAATATTCTTTTTCTTATTTGTTGCTATGACTTATATTGAATCATTACTTCATATGGGAGTTTTTGATAGGTTAAAATACAATCTTGTATCAAAAGGTTATAGTTATAGAAAACTTTTTTGGCTTACAGGGTTATTATCATTTTTCATATCACCTTTTGCTGACAACTTAACTACAGCGCTTATTTTATCAACAGTACTTTTTACAATAGAAAGAGAGAAAAAAGAGTTTTTAGTTCCAGGTGCTATTAATATAGTTGTTGCAGCAAATGCAGGTGGAGCTTGGAGCCCTTTTGGAGATATTACCACTCTTATGGTATGGACATCAGGTAAAGGTAACTTTTTAGACTTTTTATATCTATTCCCTTCATCTATTTTAGGTTATTTGGCAACTGCATTTTTATTATCTTTAGCAGTTCCCAAAACAAAACCTATTTTTGATAATGAAGTTGAAGTTCCTCAAATGAAAGAGGGTGCTAAAACAATTATCTTTTTAGGTGCTGTAACTATCATTATGGCAGTTATTTCTCATCAAGTATTAGACTTCCCAGCAATGTGGGGAATGATGTTTGGATTAGTTTTATTAAAAGCATATTCATTTAAATTGCAAAAGAAATTTGGTAAGTCTCATTTTGATGTATTTCAATCAATGGCAAAAATTGAAAATAATACTTTAATGTTCTTTTTTGGTATCTTATCAGCAGTTGGTGCTTTATACTTTTTAGGTTGGTTAACTTTAGCTTCAGTTGTATATGAACCAAGCTACTTAGGTCCTATTTATTCTAATATTGCTGTTGGGTTCTTATCTGCAATTGTTGATAATGTTCCTGTAATGTCTGCTATATTAAAAGCAAATCCAAACATGGACTTATCAAATTGGTTATTAGTTACTTTAACTGCTGGTATTGGTGGTTCTTTAATCTCTTTTGGAAGTGCTGCTGGTGTTGGTGTAATGGGTAAACTAAAAGGTATATATACTTTTTCTAGCCATATGAAATATGCATGGATGATATTAGTTGGTTATTTCATTTCTGTAGGTATTTGGTATTTTCAATTTGAGATGCTAAAAATTTATTAATATAATAAAGCTTTCTTTTTTTGAAAGCTTTATTTAATCGTATTTTGATATTTTGTAAATAAAAACAAACCCACCATTATAAGAGTAAGTCCTACTATTGAAGTAGGATTTAGTGACCCACTTCCTAAGAATACAATTCCTCCAATCAAAGCAAAAACTACTTCACTAGCTTGAGTTGCATCAACTGCTGCTATTTCATTTGAATCTTTAGCTATATTTCTAGCATATAAAAAGATTGAAGTAGCAAAAACACCAGAA
This portion of the Arcobacter nitrofigilis DSM 7299 genome encodes:
- the nhaD gene encoding sodium:proton antiporter NhaD — protein: MFKIFGILALLLSNVAYATNLGEPDLTNTWVGIISLFIFVVGYYVIANEEKYEIDKSVPALFVGIFTFLLIAIYFVTNNLDIKLVHEEAENVILEIAEIFFFLFVAMTYIESLLHMGVFDRLKYNLVSKGYSYRKLFWLTGLLSFFISPFADNLTTALILSTVLFTIEREKKEFLVPGAINIVVAANAGGAWSPFGDITTLMVWTSGKGNFLDFLYLFPSSILGYLATAFLLSLAVPKTKPIFDNEVEVPQMKEGAKTIIFLGAVTIIMAVISHQVLDFPAMWGMMFGLVLLKAYSFKLQKKFGKSHFDVFQSMAKIENNTLMFFFGILSAVGALYFLGWLTLASVVYEPSYLGPIYSNIAVGFLSAIVDNVPVMSAILKANPNMDLSNWLLVTLTAGIGGSLISFGSAAGVGVMGKLKGIYTFSSHMKYAWMILVGYFISVGIWYFQFEMLKIY